The Gossypium hirsutum isolate 1008001.06 chromosome D02, Gossypium_hirsutum_v2.1, whole genome shotgun sequence region CACTTGAATCTCATGCTTTGCCTTTATAGTACTGGATACTTTATCTGTTTGATATTCTTTTTGCTACTAGGCATATGGACTAACTGAGCATAGCTGCATCACACTCACCCATGGAAACCCCATGAAAGGCCACGACACTGCAAAGAAAAACTCAGTTGGGTTTATCCTTCCTAATCTAGAGATCAAGTTCATCGATCCTGATACCAGTCGATCCCTTCCGAAGAATACCCCAGGCGAATTGTGTGTCAGGAGCCAATGTGTAATGCAAGGTGCAAAACAATAGTAACAGCTATACATCATAAGATCATTTGAAATCATATTGGAATGTAAAAAGGTTTTTGAACCTTACAGGTTACTATAAAAACAAGGAGGAGACAAATCGAACCATTGACAAGAATGGATGGCTCCATACAGGTGACATTGCTTATATAGATGATGATGGAGATATTTTCATTGTGGATCGCATAAAGGAGTTAATCAAGTATAAGGGTTTTCAAGTAAGCTCGCTCAACATTATGACATTTTTCTAGCTTTTTTCCTTTCTAAAGAAAAAACCAACCCATATACTTTTTTTAACTTGATCTCATAAACAACAATAACCTTGTCATATTTCAGAGCAGTTGAATTGAATTGGCTAAAATTTGGAAGTGTTTGGTACTTTCACAGGTAGCTCCAGCGGAACTAGAGGCCATCCTCCTTACTCATTCCTCAGTCGAAGATGCAGCAGTGGTGCCGTAAGTATTAGCAACTATGTTTGCCACTGTATCCTATACAATAAAATGATGCTCTAAATGCataaaaggattaaatattatccaaattctttTATTTAGATCTGTccaagttatttttattttttttaaatgtgttacttttttatatttaatgttttctaattttatatataattttgttttatgaaactttcaaacataaataaattaatatatttttaataattacagTATGTATAatggttatatatataatttttatatgatttaaattataatatattataacattGAGAAATAGATTAAACTTAGAGCTTGATACATATTTTAAgcggatatttttatttttgaacttataTATTTTTGTCAAATCTCTTTCAAATATGagacaaatttttattattttgtcgaATATATTTAAGTATTGAATAGATAAAGTCATACTTGTATTAAACATGTACCTATTTGTTACACTCAAACTTAATGAAGAGTGGAATTGAAATACAGGCTGCCTGACGAAGAATCAGGGGAAATTCCGGCGGCATGCGTTGTGATGAACCCAAATGCCAAAGAAAACGAAAGGGACATAATGGAGTACGTAGCCTCCAATGTTGCACACTACAAGAAAGTGAGGGTTCTGCAATTTGTGGGCACCATTCCCAAATCCCCATCTGGCAAAATCATGCGAAGGCTTTTGAAAGATAAGATGATGGAAAATATGCCCAAACCCCCTTCCTATTCCTAATTCCAACATTTCCTTCAATAAAATCCCTTTCTTTTCATTTACTCAAAGTAATCCATCTCATTGTTATGATCTtatgtttaaaatgaaaaatgaaaatgcttGCAGTCtccttatatataataatattaataatagcaATATGTTACTATCTCTGTTTCTGCTACTTGATTTGGTAGTTAAGAGGGGACAAAGTGTCAATGTGAATAATTGTATATTAGGGTTTAgaaataaaaatgtcaaaatatgttACAAATAATTGTTAAAGGGGTCCTAAAAGATTAGAATGAAAAAAGGGGGGTTTAAAGGATAGGTTGACAGTTGACACCCATATTTGATTGTACGTACGGTGGAAGCTCTGGGTTGACAAATTTGCTCAGAGTTAATgacattatatttttaatactgaGTTTAAAGGTTTATTTTAATGGTGAAAGTGAGAAAGATCCACCATCTAAACACAAATTGTGGTCCCTTGGATAGgtgaattattttaatgttttgatgctAGTATGATTATCATAATCCAAAAAATTGGACTTCCTTAATTATAATATGACAGAACATAGAATAATCATCAAATACCTGAGAGTTAGTTGatatattttaaaaccaaaaatagaaaaaggttTCATTAACTTATAATAATTAATGTCAAGTAGATTTTGCAGCACAAACTCTTAATTCAGGAATTGTAGGGatgatttattctttttaatattttgaattctgcCCCCACCTTTCCAATAATCtgcattgttttatttttaatcaaattctttaaattcttattttctaattttttgtatttttttaaaatttggaattttattatAAGATcaacattaaatttatttattaatacgTAGCTTTTTtataggtaaaattttaattaacaattaAGGGATTAAAAATACAACATcggataatataaaaaatagaccTAATATTAGTTGGGCTGGCTACCTGTAACTGACGAGAAAAAGGCAACCCTTTCATTACCGTCCAAAAAACTACTACTCCATAGTCCATACTCCATAACCTGCAAAAGTTGCAATGCAATCAGCTTTTGACTGGCACGtgtcattattttaaataaattctacCTAATTTAATTtctgcatttaaaaaaaaaagctactGCAACAGTAATAAtacaacaaacaaataaataaataataataataaaaggaaataatttcttccaaaaaagctaggctttaattattttttgccCCACTCTCACCACCTCTTTCGTTGCTTGTCCTTCCATTTTCAGTCTGTGAAAGAGACCCTGACTCGGTCTCAGACTCGGACTCGGCTGTGGGCTGTGCTTTGCTGTACCTTATCTCCTTTCTTTTTCAAGATCTTTAATCCTTCtgctctttctttttctattctttctgcCCACCATTGAAGTACGCATCGGTAAGTAACTCAATCTCACCAGAAAGCATTTGCcttgccttttctttctttctttcttctttttttatatatgttttcactTTGTTTTTACTAAACGCCGTTAATAAATAGGAAAGATAAAACAGAGTTTTCATTTTGGATTAACAAAGAAAGCAATAATGAGGTACTGGAGTTTCTAAAAATGGGGAAACATCTCTTGTTTTTGCGGCTCAGATTGAAACATCATTTTCTTCCTATCTTCTACCTTTATTATGTGAACTTGTTTTaactttagaaagaaaaaaaaaagaaggtaaagtgcgttttttttttgttatggttccttttcttttcttgttttctgGGGAAAATAAATGGAAACGACTGCGTTTATGTTTGTTAAAAGggttcctttttattattttttaccttGTATTTCTGGCTGAAAGCTGAGAAGAatttatcaaaacattaaaaggaAAACGATATGACGAATGATATCTAAGAAGGGGACCAAATACTTTCTacttttttagtaaaaatgaatattttagtTTATATGTTTGTTCTATTTCTGTTTCAATGCAAAACTTCATATATATTGTATGGAGAAAAAATTTGTGAGTagaatttcttttttgtttatttttttggttGACATGTATGGTATTTGTTGATTGGTTTTAATGGTTCTCGTGGGGGTTCAAGTAAAAATGGTTGTCGGGATAGCTTTTTATACATCagtaaattgttgaatttatggTAGATATTTTTTGGTACAAGAATTTATGGTAGATTAGGGTTTCATTGAATTTTGTTTTGTACAGTAGTTGTGGGTCTGAGTCAGGGACCTACTTTGCAAGATTTCCCAGATAATTGAATTGGAATTATTGAAAGTGTTAGAGTGTTTTTTAGACTAGGTTACTTGATTAAAACGTGAAtccttttatttgtttaatttttgggTTCCTCTACTTGGACTTTGTTACTGCTTCTTAGAATTATTGAAGATAGTGGGGCgagcagagagagagagagggagctGCTTTGTTAAAGAGGCTAGACCGGGTAGTTATTGTTGGATGGGTTAATAGATAAGCTAAATTCTTCTAGATTTTTGGTGGTGGAATTTACTGCTGATGTTGAAGGTTTATGGAACACTACTATGTTTTTACTTGGGGTTGAAGATCAGCTTACATTCGTACAAGACTCGTATAGAGAGACAGTTTGGAACTATGGTGTCAGTTTGTTTGCGTTAGCAATAATGAATGGATGAGAAAAAAGCTCTACTACTATTCTAGTTCGAATCTGCAAGGTCCAATATAACATACTTTTTGTCGTTGCTTAAGCTCTCTTTTCTGTTGGATATTGATATCTGCATAAAAAAACGCTCGGCTTGAGAAGTGATTGCTTTGTTTAGTCGAACCTCTCTACTACCCTGGTTGCGATTGTTTTGCTAAGTGGATTTGAAGTGGCATCAACAAACCCTTTTTAGTTTAAACTTGGGGAAGGAGTGGACTAAATATTGTTTCGTTGAAGTGGatagaaaattttctaacttgTACCACTCTAGATCTGAGAAACAGAGAGGGTTGGACTTTGATGCTGTTAGATTTAGAGGTaagttttgaacttgatatgCAGGGATTAATTTTTGTTTATCAGTTGTTTTGCGGGCTATGTGTCTATAAGGATTCTTTGAATGGTCTGCTTCATATATAAGGTTACTGAATTTAGGATGATTGAAATTCTTTTCGTTTATTTCCTTAATGAATTGAGCAAACCTCTAGGTTATATTTTAGGATCTGTTGACAAGTGGCTTGGCTTTTATATGAAGAAGATTGTTTGAACTGTTCTGTGAGTTCTATCTCTCTCATGGACTGGAATGCCAAAACCCCGTTGCAATGGGAGTGGGAGAACCTAATGATGTTAAATGCGACACCAACTGAAATTCCAAGGAAGCTAAGATCGGCAGAGTGGGATATTGAGGGCGAGGAAGAGCTGGACTCTGGGTCTCTCTATTCTTCTGGTGCTGCTGCTGGAGGTAGTGGTGGTTCTGGATCAGATTTGGGCCTTATTTCTTTGTCTAAAAGTTCGAAATCGGCATCCATTAATTCTTCATCTGCGGGAGAGGTAAAAGTGACCACATTTACTTTGGAGGCTTTTGAAGCTATACCACATGAAATTAGCAACAAGAAAAAGGTTTCCAAGGTTGAGCACACCGGTAGTTCCCCAATATTTGAGGCTTCAGTTGGCTCTGGTGAGCCATTGCTCAGTTTAAAGCTTGGCAAGCAAACATACTTTGAAGATGTTTGCACAGGAAGCAATTCAAAGACTTCATCTTATTCAGCCACTCCTGGACCATCCCCTTCCCCGGCAAAGAGATCCAAACCCAATTGTCAGACAAAACATATTCTGCGTTGCCAAGTCGAAGGCTGTAACCTTGACCTTTCTTCGGCTAAGGATTACCATCGGAAACACAGAGTTTGTGAAAGTCACTCAAAGAGCCCTAAGGTTATTGTAGGTGGTCTGGAGCTCCGGTTCTGCCAGCAGTGTAGCAggtaaaatattgttttaattatcTTAGTATTGAAGACTTGAATTTCTTAGTTGATGGTAGTGATTTGATTCTTTACTACTGAACTTGTGATTCTATCTCATTATGAATGTTGAAATCATAATTTTCATTCATGATGTCAAAGGTTCCATGCTCTGTCAGAGTTTGATGAAAAGAAGCGAAGCTGCCGCCGGCGTCTTTCTGACCACAATGCAAGGCGCCGCAAACCACAGACAGATGCAATCCACTTCAGTGCTGCAAGGCCTTCACCAGCAGCATATGGTAATGGTTTCAGACCCAAGTTTGATATGTTTTCATTCATATAATTTTTGCTATATGCTACCATCTCAAGAATAGACTAAGACactttattttttcccttttcttttaccTCTCAAATTATGGAGTTGAGTTATTTCATTAACCAAGTCAATCtggatttttttcattttatttaatcaagATGTTCTTTAATAAATGGTACTTGGTTCTCTATGGTAATACAATATCTTAATATATGCTGCATTTGGTTGAAAAAATGATGTCAGTAATATCTTGACTGATTCCTTAACTGAGTTTTATCTTGACATGTTTATCTCTTTTAAAACAATAATACCATCAGGGGCATCCTCAAGCTTTTCTGTGTTCTTTTTCCACTTTAATCTGTAAATCTATAATAGACATTATTGAATTCGCAACTAATTATATATAATGGAAAAGACATAGTTTATGCAAAATTTGGCAATTTATATACCTGAAATTGCCTTAGTTATAAAGTCTACAGTGTCCAAAATGTCTATTATGCATATGCTTCTTGAATTCCTATCATGCAGTTCTTGATATTTGTATGCCATTTAGATTAAAGGTGATGATGGTCTGGTTTGAATCGGTTTTGGAAAATAATTGCGGTTACCTTTTAgtattttggttttaaaaaaactaaaccaaaaccaaACTGAATATCAAATGCAACTGAACCAAACTGAATTCCATCAGTTCGGATCTttggtttttaaaaatttttaaaaattatttttatatacttttttgaACTTACTTTCACTAATTTAGATATGATATGTTTTTAATAGTGTATAAAAAAtgggaaaatatttggtacactgccagtggagtttttagactccacaagcagGGATAGGGGTTGATAAGTGTCCTGTAGGGGTatggtaaaatatttaaaatatatatatttaaaaaaagagacacatgtcaattttttaaggttgcttgtggaataaaaaaggTACACTGCCATTGTACCACATACTCATCCAAAAAATTAGAAActaattatgaattaaataaaaatagaattcggTTCGATTTGGATGAAAGCAAGATATTGGTTTTTTATCTTGTAAATTGAAAACTGAACCGAACCAAACCAAActgaatatatttaaataatacctGAACTGAAATTGAACTGAACACTATGATTCAAATTGATTTTTggttttctcaatttttttctttttttgctgtGTTCTAATTTAGATTTCCACCAAGATATTATGGGAAATCATGCATATTgcgtttttattttttcctttaatttaacATGATCAAATAGTTTTGGGAAAGCTCAGCACTATATTTTGTTGGATGTTATGCTTCTAATATAGTTGCTGTTCCACCCTTAAAGTTAGAAGTCATATGCAATTTTGTTTGTTAGCATCTCTTAAAGGTACCATCTTGTGCTCATGCTTGTGCAGATGGGAAACAACTGATGAGTTTTGTCTGGAATAAAGTGCCATTTCTTCATAATGCTAGGCCCAATGAAAATTTTACATGGGAAGGCACATTTGTCTCCAAGTCCTCTGAAACGAAAGGTTATGCACCTACAAAAGCGGGAAATGCAAATGGACAGCTGCAACTGCCAGGCAACCAGCTGTTGAATTCCATGACATCTCGGTGTTACGATTCCAACAGATTCCTGCCTGTAAAGGGCAAGCAAAACACAGTTGAGGTTCTCAACCAAGGTTCGTTTTGTTTTTCTTACTAGGAAATAAGATATATCTCATATGCAGTTGGTTTTTTATTGTTACAAATGTACTTCTACACAAATTTACTTTTTAAAGCACCTAGTAATGTAACAAAATGCCCTCAAGAATGCTCTCTTTATAGGTGAGATTGTTCGTGTAACCTTGAATCCTCTGCATTATGCAGATTTATGCTATCACATTCTAGATTTTGTCCATGGAAAATTGTGCTGTCCATTTTCCTtggaacatatatatatttatatcattcatttttcataaaatagtgGAGGGACAAATAAGGgtgccttttctttttctctaaagCCTTTGTTGTGACAGTGCAAGCTGACAACTATTAGAACTAGAAATTACCTTTCTTGTCCGGCTTCTTTGAGCTAAAGGATGTAAATGGTCATATGATATCTTTACTGCTGAAGTATACCCCTGAACCACCAATCCTCGTAGCCCTTTAgatgtgtttgatgatgaaaaatattgTTCTCTATGGAGTGGTCCATGAACATTAAAGTGCCATGGCTGCCCTCCATGGGAAATTGGGGTAATGCTACTTGAGGTCTTTGGCTTTTTTGAAAACCTTTCTGGAATGTGATTACATAAGTTCAAAACGAAGACGTATGATAAAACAAATATTGCAGTCTAAGAGACGTGTGTTATTGATCCTTGATAAGTCTCATGCTTGTTAAAGATGATATGGTCTCGTAACTAAACTGATTTACAAGCTTACACAAG contains the following coding sequences:
- the LOC107909863 gene encoding squamosa promoter-binding-like protein 2 isoform X1, with the protein product MDWNAKTPLQWEWENLMMLNATPTEIPRKLRSAEWDIEGEEELDSGSLYSSGAAAGGSGGSGSDLGLISLSKSSKSASINSSSAGEVKVTTFTLEAFEAIPHEISNKKKVSKVEHTGSSPIFEASVGSGEPLLSLKLGKQTYFEDVCTGSNSKTSSYSATPGPSPSPAKRSKPNCQTKHILRCQVEGCNLDLSSAKDYHRKHRVCESHSKSPKVIVGGLELRFCQQCSRFHALSEFDEKKRSCRRRLSDHNARRRKPQTDAIHFSAARPSPAAYDGKQLMSFVWNKVPFLHNARPNENFTWEGTFVSKSSETKGYAPTKAGNANGQLQLPGNQLLNSMTSRCYDSNRFLPVKGKQNTVEVLNQGVEESTVASNMGTTQDLHRALSLLSNESSVSCEPKQHGSLAYPVHVSGSSMSQPTMNVISQSFPIPYALSENWQMEQEQTTQSQVEGDNHLQEFQILKVPYDNSFYSNQMN
- the LOC107909863 gene encoding squamosa promoter-binding-like protein 2 (The RefSeq protein has 2 substitutions compared to this genomic sequence), which encodes MDWNAKTPLQWEWENLMMLNATPTEIPRKLRSAEWDIEGEEELDSGSLYSSGAAAGGSGGSGSDLGLISLSKSSKSASINSSSAGEVKVTTFTLEAFEAIPHEISNKKKVSKVEHTGSSPIFEASVGSGEPLLSLKLGKQTYFEDVCTGSNSKTSSYSATPGPSPSPAKRSKPNCQTKHILRCQVEGCNLDLSSAKDYHRKHRVCESHSKSPKVIVGGLELRFCQQCSRFHALSEFDEKKRSCRRRLSDHNARRRKPQTDAIHFSAARPSPAAYDGKQLMSFVWNKVPFLHNARPNENFTWEGTFVSKSSETKGYAPTKAGNANGQLQLPGNQLLNSMTSRCYDSNRFLPVKGKQNTVEVLNQGVEESTVASNMGTTQDLHRALSLLSNESSVSCEPKQHGSLAYPVHVSGSSMSQPTMNVISQSFPIPYALSENWQMEQEQTTQSQVEGDNHLQEFQLLKAPYDNSFYSNQMN